DNA from Onychomys torridus chromosome 1, mOncTor1.1, whole genome shotgun sequence:
taataaaaaagtaaaaaaattaaaaaattaaaaaaaccaaatacTAAGTTCACAATAAAAGCCATTTGTTCATCTGGGGATGGTGAGGTCCAGATCACCTGGAATTGGATGCTGGCTGTCGACTGTATTATGGACTCAGGTATGTAATTAACTCTGTGATGTCTCTACTTCCTCATCAATAAAGATGATGCTAACACATCCATAAGCTTTTTTGGAGGGTTGCAGATGACTGTGCATATAAATGCTTCATTTAGTTCCTAGCCTAGAGCAAAAAAGGAACAGTAATTCCCTGGAGATGGGCCTGAGAGCGTAGCCTCCTCTGACTGTTTTGAGGCTACACTCCCTGCCCACTGGTCTGTGcttcctcagttgagaaatgAAGAGCAGCCCCAGATCCTCAGAAGTACCTTCCAGTTCCATTTGATTAAGAACCAGTGTGTGCTTGAGATCCCAAGCATGTGGCCGCTCTGCCCCCTGGTGGTGAGAAGTGTTTATGCTACGATGCCACCAATAATTCCTCAGGGTGCTCAAGGCTTCCTCTGCATTGTGACTAAAGCAGGAGAGGCCTCCAGCTTGCAGAGCAGCCTCCCCACACACAACACTTTGGGACCAAAGGCTTGGTACACAGTTTGCCCTCTGCTCACCTTTCAATGATTTTATTAGTATGGTCACAAGTTTGACACCTAGAGGTCGCCGTTAACAGAGCTGACGACAAATATTGGAAATAAGTGCATTACTGAAGTATGGCAAGATTTAAAATGTCAACTCGGAGTGATCATGCAAGCCCCATGCACTGATGCCTGTGTCCTAACTGCAGGACCCACTCTGCTCATCCTCATGGCTCTGTACCCTAAGCGGGGTTGGGGCAGGGCCACCCTGCCTTTTTGCAGATCCAGATTTTTAAGGGCACAGTGTTGAGCCTTCCCTGGAGCATGGTGGCCACACCTGGTTTCAGCTTGTTGGGGTAAAAATACAACTATTGCTAGTGTGAGCCACAGGATCCCAGGGCTTGTGCTAACAGAATGTTCTGATGTCTCTGCAAGAGGCCTCCAGGCAGTTCTGCAATAGTGTTTCCTCCCAGGAGTCTAGAAGTGAGGTGCACAGTCTTCTAGCATGCTGTCAGTGATGTAGCTGGACCCAAGATGGGACTCATAGTAATTCTTTTCATCAAAGGTGTTGACGGTCCAACTAACAACTTGGATTCCTTTAGCTGACCACTTCTTCAAATAGTCCCTGGATAAAAGAGAAATATGGATTGAATTAGAATGAGCAGCTGTCCCTGGAATTGAGCATGTGAGTGAGTATCAACAGTTCCCAGAGAGCCTCCTGGTGGCCTCCTACTGCAGAAGGCTGGGAAATAGGCATGCCCTGTGCTCCTAATACAGTCAATGGAATGCTGGGAACCCAGTGTGCCCTGTGCTCCTAATACAGTGGGGAGAGTGAGGGAAGCCAGCATTCTGTGTGACTCCTTTACACCATCCCAGCTTTAAACATTTCTCAGTCACCAATGTCCTTGCCACTGGACCTGGCCTGTCTGTTTATTCTTACACCACACTGCTGTTTCTTTCTGTATTGCTGAAACCTGACTTCCTTGAGAACAAGCTCCTCCACATCACATTTGagttcttcctcctccactctgtACTCAGGGTGAGAAGCAGCACCCTAAGCTCTTCcctgctccctttcttcctttcaattcACAGGTAGAACTTAGTTCCTCCTGGTGCCCTGCCCTGTATCTTGGTGAACAGCTGTAGAACTCTGAAAGTGCACTGACCTTCTCCTGTGTCCCCACCCCAGGTCATGGCAAAGGTTGCAATGAAAGGCAGTTGCTGTGATACAAACCCAACACACACCTTCAAACAGCAAGCTTAGAACAATCCCATTTTCTCACACTCACAGGTCCAAGATGAGTCAGGGACCTCCGGGACAGACAAAAGGCCCAGAGTCAACACTCCAGAACCGGTTATTTCTCAAGAGAAATGAGCTACCCTGGTGTGCAGCTAGGACAACATCCTCAATGAAGATGCCAAGTAAGGCAGCTTTGGTGAAGTCAGGTGAAGGGGACACAAGTGTGAGCCTCTCACCCTCCACCACGCCCACTTCCTCACATGGTCCCACACTACTGGCCCTCCCTGATAGCAACAGGGCTGGACTTCCTCTACCAAGTGGCTGATGGAGAAGCCAGAGTTCAAACCTGAGCAAGCCTTGGGCATGTGGGAGGCATTCACCACTCAACTGTTATCACCAGCCCTCTTTTGCTTTCAAATAAGCTctccctgtagctcaggctggccttgaacttgcaatcctcctgctttagcctccAGAGTTGCTGGGGTTCCAGGCCTGTGTCACCAGAGTAACAATTACCATcccactcttccttctctgggaTCCTCTCCGTGTCCAGacgaggtcagaggacaatgtctaTGCACTGCTGGCTGAGGAGCTGCTGATGTCTGCTGTCTTTCACTTCTGCACTCCATCttatcgagacagggtctctcaatgaacctgcaGCCCGAAGCTCCAGCTAGAGTGGGCCCCAGAATCTGTTGGTCTCGGCcctgagcactggggttacaggtacatgCTGCAGCACTAGCAGCAGGGTGCTATGGATCTGAAGTCAGGTCCCAGTGCTTGTACAGGAAGCACTTTACACCCAccgagccatctgcccagcccacaGCTGTGGTTTTCTATTTACTGGACTGAACCCTGAATTGGCACCCCTGTGCTATCGGCCATTAACCTCCTACTGGACACTAACATGCTTTCCAGGCAAGGAGCCTGACTTCCGTTCTTCGctgcagcctcagcttcctcatggGACACCCGGCAGCACTATTGGCAGTAACCAAACGGCTGCTGCATTGAACGCATGAGCAAGCTCAAGTCATATGGAATTACACTGTGGATCTACAGCTGGAAAACTGCCAAAGGAAGGGCTCAGAGACGGCAGCAGTTAAAGGAGAGTCTACAGGAGATGAGCTGAGGGAGGACGGGAGCTTAAGGCTGAGGCCACAGGAGGTTTCTGCTGCAGCTCTGCCCTGCCCCTGCTCAGTTTCAAAGGGCCAATCATTAGCCATGCAATTCCACTCTCACCACCACTTCCactgttttctttgaaaactgcACTGGGGAGACGGCTCACTGTCGTGCCTGCTGTGCAAGACCACCAACACGAAACCAAGAGGGTAGTCGATGAGGCGAGCGATGTGTCAGCTCTGCCACACATGTCCACAGACACAGCAAGACTTACAGGATATATTACACAATTAATGCACTGTAGGAAATTGTCATTTAGTATCTTCAACTAATAAAAAgaagtgcttgtcatgcaagcatgaggagcacagttgggtcccagcacccacgcaAAAGCCGGGAGACACAGCAGcgttcaggaggtggagacaatcCTGAGGAAAAGCTGGCTAGCTGGACCAGCTCTATCAGTGAGcttcacacccacacacaaacatacacaactGGAACCTGTATGATGGAGACTACCTGATGAGCCTCTTGTGACTCCTCCCATACTCTCCCAGAGGCTGGCACCACTCTGACCTACCAGCCTGCACATCTTTAACCCTCCTTCCCAGAAAGAGCACTCAGGACATGTGAGACCAAGAGACAAACAACTTCCAACTTACGGGGAGACAAAATCCTTCTGCATGAGGAAGGCTGAGATTCCACAGAGGTACCACAAGACATTGTGCATGCTCCAGTCAAGCAAGATGTCCAACACCACAAACATGGACTGTTTCCAAAAGACGGTGTAGCGAGGCTTCCCGTCTCCAGTATGGCTCAGGCTCCAGGGCCTGTGAGTTAGGGCTGTTATTACTTTTTGATCCacttttctcatctgaaaagGAATTTTGGGAAATAAAATGATCATGTCTTAAGTCTACAGTTTTCAATATTTTAGAATAGTTTACCGAATATTCATTTGATGAGAAGGCCATGGTGCCTACTCCCATGGCTACGAAGTATGTCAGCTCTCACAACCGCTTTGAGAAAACACACAACAGATGTAGATATTTGATGCGCAGTACAATTGAGGACCTTTCTCACAGCCCTACAGGAACTGCACTCCTCTCCAAGGGAGAGAActgggctggggagggagccCAGCAGCAGAGTAGGAGCACACGTGAGGCCCCAAGTTCAGTCAAGACACACAGAGCAGTGAGAGAGAAAATGTCAACCACAGGgtcaagttttatttgtttgtttgtctgggtttttggagacagggtcttctgtagctctggctggccaatCAAACCAATCCTCCTGTCCCAGGCTCCCAAttgttggggttacagatgtgcaccaccatgcctaacttTCAGGGTCACGTTTTAATAATGCCACGAAGATAAACTTCCAGTCGAATTAACTGAATAGCAATTTTAATTCAGAACTCAATGAAGATGGAGGCACAATCATTTCAAGATAGGCTGGTTAATTTCAACTCTGTTCATGGTAAGACTGAAGAgctgtggggaggggaagggagggaaagagggctgTGAGGAGACTGGAGGAGGGCAGAGCAGGAGTGgagcagcctgggaggagggaccGCAGGCTGTGCTCTCAGCTCCATGGGAGAGCATCACACACTCTAAAGGCCTCTGTGCTCAAGTAAGCCTGGGAAGCCTGACTCCATGTGTCTGTAAGCCCCAGGACCGCCCCTGTGAAGGTCTGTACTGGCAGGCACTGTCCCACTGCAAACATTTTCAGTGTATACTCTATTGACCATGCTGGAAGGATGCCAGAGAACTCATCATTTTGTAAACTACTAAATAAAGAGAGAGATTAAGTAATTACCCTGTCTATAGGGGAACTAAATGATAGATCAGGAGGAGTCTCATTTGTAGATGAATTCTAGATTCTGAATAGAATATTAACATTTCATAACTTCCTAGTAAACTGACAGACCTGGCCACTGTACACCAGGAATCCATGACAAAGCTACAATGGCCCAAGAGAGGAAGTGTGCCTCCTGATGGGCATACACCTCCCACTAGGACATGACCTTGCTGAGAACAATCAATCCTAACCACATGAGTTCTTACCTTACTTTACCAGTTTACAGGAAGCAAAGTGGGGGAGAGTCTGTAAAATCCCATGAGTGTACAATCACCAAATCCAGACACGGATAAACACAACAGCATAAATAATATCAGTGCTGCGGGCCGCAGGAATATGTCATAAGAACTCAgttggttatggcaaagtcaaagggatcagggaattcttccagaggaagccaaatcccaaggaatttttggtgttacttggcttgttatatatcagctgtattctgttatgaaaatcatgtgtgccttcatagttttcccaattgacttttcccctagaagggctaacagtgtggactggacatacacattccaggaatttggagaacagcctcaggaaaggctttctctggaatcagatctctcccttagccactttcaaggactacaggaagcaccacccaggtgggtgTCCAACTTCCGAGGACTAACAATAGCAGCCCATGTGCAAGActcctgacttaacataaattccacaaggaaatactgcccaggtgggtgcccaactttcaaggactaacagtgatggcagcccacatacaagtctcctgacttaaggtaaattccacaaggggacaccacctaggacaggtggacattaagtaataccTTTATACATTTTAGCTCAGACCCTCTTTTATATACCgagacttccagggcacaggacagagaagagaaaagagaaaagagaatggaagaactagatgggtaaaaACTTGGGAAGAACTAAacgagatggggaagaactagattgaaggactagaagagagtactagaggaatgagatggaagatgaggaagagccagatggggaagtactagctgggtaagaacaggataaaaaggccctaggtgaggcagaattaagatgagagaattaagatagaacttagagggagcaatagataaatatagagagaaatcaggcaagaaaggagctaggcacaagaacagaactgaagctttgtatataggatgttatgccagaggaattaaagcaagtggactatggaacttggtgtgctgagattctatttcccgaaaatagtccttgccgttagtagttctctctcctgagctcctgggatgtataatattgaggctggtccctctaatattatacaagatatCAGGACtagggacacagctcagtggcaaagcatGAGGCCctagcaacacacacaaacacacacacacacactcacatgcacacacatgcacattcagaTACATTCATCTGGTTTCTCCAATGAACACATGACTGGGGAAGGGATACTTAATTTGGGTATTAACGCAaatgaacaattttttaaaatataaataaccaattcttatttgaaaaaaaagttaaaagcatTCATGGAACTCTTGAGATATgaaaatttctatttatctaaTCTTTGATGATAAGCAAGAGCTTATTAGGGAAGGTCAATGGGGCAGAGAAGAAACAACAAGGTCATgactgttagtatttaagcggctctaggaacacgtcccaaacacgacaagaccacagaagagttttattaaagaggatagaggtgacaggcctgcgtgaaacacacgtgaggggagagacagacagagactcatgcaagatggcaccggctttttaaaggttgggccgcgcatgcgtacaggaactcctgtgggtactccacgcatgcgcgtagattacatggctgcgcgcacgctttacgcaaccacgtaaagccacagagtcctggtcccgcgagacgtctgacccggagatggctattctgaactggaaatagttagggCGGTCctccgggcaagcccaaccatgtggacatgtaattatctatcaatgACTAAAAGGGATTCATATATTAACCATTTTTATGTGCATCTGAAACACTACGTaagaggggttttgttgttgttgtttaagacagggtttcattatacAGCCCAGACAGACCTCAAACTCAAATCTTCCTGCCTCGTTcttctaagtgttgggattacaagtgtttCCCACCACAGTGACAGGAGGTGGTTTTAAGGCATGTTTTACTGTTACTTTTTTGGGAAGTAGGGCTGTGGAATTGTATTCTGTTCTGACAATGTTTACCAAGGCAACACGAATGATCCTATAAAGTGCTTGGCTAAGAGAAGATGCTTCGCAGAGTGGCTGTGCATGTTAAGGAGCAGCAAGTGAGCACCCTGAGAGGCTTCCACTGCTCATAAAGAAAAAGCCTCTTGACTGTGGCTGCATTCAGTTCAGTGTGACAGGCATCAATCTTATGCTAACAGAGCCCACTGCTATTCCCTCCAGCAACTAACCCAATGTGACATACAAAGAAAAGCCTAACTTACCTTGTAGATGACTTCTGGCAAGAATGAGCAGACCATGCTGTTATTGTACAGCTGTGGAAATTCCATGTATATATTCTTGAGAGCAGCAGAAGCCTGTAGAACAGAAATTCATGTGTTAAAATCTATCAAAATACCATTGGACCAGCAGGTAGCTGTTACATGTTAAGAGCAAATGCAGTTAAATCAGAAGCATGCTAGTACTGCATAAGGGATGCAGTGGCTGCCTCCCCTGACACTGAGGGCCATTTTAAACTGGCAGCAGCAGACGGAAGCAGCCAGGCACTGCTGTATTACCACCACATTGAGAGGCTCACCAGGAACCACACTTTGGGGCAGCAATGACTGGCTATAGGCCAGAGAAGGCTCGAAGCAAACATCCTTCCTCAGTCCCTGGTTAGCCATTAGGAAGAGTTCCTTAAGACCCACAATCTACCTCACCCAGAAGAAGCCTGAGGCTCCCAGCTGGGGACTCACTCCAAAGGGTGATTTGCTCAGGACAGACAGACCACTGGAAGGACCTACCACTCATCATGGAGAACACAGGGGAAGCAGTGAGGTGAGGGGGATGGGAAAGAGCTGGAAGTGTCTCAACTGTACCCAAATGGAACACAAGTCTCTTTCTCTAGCAGCCCAGCTAATAGATGAGAGGCAACAATCTCCAAATTGACA
Protein-coding regions in this window:
- the Gde1 gene encoding glycerophosphodiester phosphodiesterase 1 isoform X2, translating into MHDNTVDRTTDGSGRLCDLTFEQIRKLNPAANHRLRNEFPNEKIPTLKEAVTECLSHNLTIFFDVKGHADMASAALKNIYMEFPQLYNNSMVCSFLPEVIYKMRKVDQKVITALTHRPWSLSHTGDGKPRYTVFWKQSMFVVLDILLDWSMHNVLWYLCGISAFLMQKDFVSPDYLKKWSAKGIQVVSWTVNTFDEKNYYESHLGSSYITDSMLEDCAPHF